From bacterium:
GCCGGTGAACAAGAAGATCGTCATCGCTCGGTTCAGCCGGACGTTCGGGACCCTGGTGGCGAGCGGGGTGCCGATCATGCAGGCGCTGGAGGTGGTGGGCAAGGCGATCGACAACGTCGTGATCGCCACGGCCGTGGACGCGGTGCGGACCAGCATCCGGGAGGGGGAGAGCATCGCCATCCCGCTGCAGGCGAGCGGCATGTTTCCGCCGATGGTGGTGCAGATGGTGAAGGTGGGGGAGGAGACGGGGTCGCTCGAGACCATGCTGACGAAGGTGGCGGACTTCTACGATTCCGAGATCGAGAACACGGTGGCCAGCCTGACCTCGATCCTCGAGCCCATCCTGATCGTGGGCATGGGGGTCGTGATCGGGGCGATGCTGATCTCGCTGTACCTGCCGATCTTCAACCTGGCGCTCTCCGTCAAGTGAGGGGAGTGCAAGGGCGGGCCGCGCCCTCGCGACGCGCGGCCCTTTCTTTTTTTCACCGGGGCGGCTTTGGCTTTCCGAGAACGTCGGCCGGATTTCAATGATCAGCGGCGATGGGTGGCCGCACTTCCCACCTCCGCCGCCTGGGTTGAGCAACTGCCAGCGTGGGTTTTGCACGGGCTTGTTGGAGATTGAGCCGGTGGCAGTCCACGCGTCCCCCGGGCCGAGGCGGCCCTCGGTGCAACCAACGTTGCCGTGGCGAGCAAGAATCGGCCCGTCGGGGGATTCCAATGGCTAGGGTTCCTCCGCTCGCCCCTGCCGCGTCCGCGGCGAGGACCCTCACTGATGCGTGTAGCGTATCTCGGCGCTGGGCGCAAACCCTGAGCGCCAACCCGCTCATAGCCCTCGGCGGGATCCTTGTTCTTGCCGCCGGACTCCGCTTCTCGCTGCTCGGCCAGAGGAGTCTTTGGTCCGATGAGATGTTTGTGGTGTGGCTCGTCCGGTTCAAGTGGGAGGCGATGTTTTCCACTATCAGGACCGTCGATTTCCATCCGCCACTGTACTATGCACTGATGAAGGTTTGGGTTGGTCTCACCGGCGTCGGCGAGGCCCCCCTCCGGATCCCCTCGGCCTGCTCGAGCCTCGTATCGGTGGGCTTAACCTATGCCTTGATGCGAAAGGTGTCCTCCCCATCGATCAGCCTGCTCAGCGCTTTTGCCGTCGCGGTCTCTCCATTCGGGATCATGGCCGGGCAAGAGGCCAGGATGTACCCGCTGTTGGGCGTGTTTGTTCTCGCCTCCACACTCGCCCTGGTGGTGAGCATCGAACGCGGTACGGTATTCCGCTGGGGCACCTATGTGTTGTTCGCGGTCTTGATGGCGTACACGCACTACTTCGGGTTTCTGGTCCTTCTCGCTCACGGCTGTTGGGTCGGCGGCTGGAAGCGACCCCAGCTACGAGCGTGGCTCGCGAGCATCGGGGTCACCGTTCTTTCCTACATCCCGTGGATTCCCTCGCTCTGGTACCAGGTCGCGGGTTCGCAAGGCCTGTCGGCCGCGCCGGCCTCCTGGGCGAGTCCAGTCGACCTGCTTGGCTTGTTTGCCTTCGGGGGTTCGCTCTTCGGGACGGCTGGCTACTTCTCCGCGAGTTCGCTAAGCCTGCTCGAGCGGCTCATCGTCATCCTGCCGTTCCTCGTGATCCTGTGGCGGGGTGCGATGTCGCTCCGATCCGACCGGAGTGGTTTGGCCCTTCTGGCATTGCCGCCTGTCGTGACGATCGGTGTGGCGTTCGCGTTTTCACTCGCGAAGCCCGTCTTTCTTCCCCGATGGTTCTCGTTTCTAGTTCCTTTCTACGCAATGTTTCTCGCCCAGGGCACGTTCGATGTGGCGGAGCAGGTCGACGCGCAGCCGCGGCAGGCGCTCGCGCTCTTCACGGCCGCCCTCTTGCTCTATAGCGTGCCGGTTCTGGATCGGTACTATTTCGACCCCACCGCCCGTCCCTTCCGGTGGCGTGCCGCTGCTTCTTTGGTGAGGGGTCTCGTCGAGCCGGGGGATTTCTTCGTGTACGTCGATACCCCCGCCGAGCAAACGTTCACATACTACCTTCGAGAGCCACATCCATCGGTCACCCTGGTGCCAATCGGGCGGTCCCTTCGAGATCCGTCGACGATCCCGAATCTCGTGGCTCGGTACCGTCGGGTATGGCTTATCGTCAATGGTCCGATGAGCGCGATCATGCGGCAGCGAATATTTGCCTCGCTCGCCTCAACATTTCGAATTACCGGTCACCGCAATCTATCCGGTGCGGAGGTCTATCTTTTCGATAGACAACCGCTCCCGCCCCACGAAGGCTCAAAGGTCGGGTCCGACAGGTAGGCAGCCGCCCCCCCGTTTCCGGAGCTTGCCGCATCTGCCTAGGTTTGACGCGGTCGCCCCATGGGGTTGGCAAGCTTGACTCGTCCAGCATCTCGTCACTCCGAGGCATCGCTCGTTGACCCCCGTGCCCATCTGTGCAAATGGCGTGAGTCTGGCGACCCGGGCTTGCGCCAGGGCCCACCCGATGACCGCATGCGGCAGTCCCCGTTCGGTCCTCCGCTCGACGCCGATTTCGGACGAAGAATTCCATATCATTCGATGAGAGGTTTCATTCGGAATAATGGGGGGGTCGGCGTCGTGATTTCGAATCACTCAGACACAATCTGCTTGCAGGGGCGAAACAAGAGTCCGGGAGGGATCTATCGTGTGTTCATGGTTTCGCGGGGCGCGGGATGATCGGGAACGTGGCTTTACGCTGATGGAACTCGTTGTCGTGCTGTCGATCCTGAGCATTCTCCTAGCGCTGGCGGTGCCCCGCTATCTCGCCGCGGAAAAGAAGGCCTACAAGGCCGAGGCGGACAATATCCTTCAGGAAGCGAAAACTCTCGAGTGGGTGTATTATCAGCAATACAACTCATTCACGAACGATATCACCGCGCTCGGGGTGCAGATGCCGGGCAAAGCGCATTGGTTTACCCCAGATCTTGGGAGCAGCACCGCGACCCAAGCGAGTATCGTGATGTCCGGCGCCGTTCCCCCGATCGGTTCCACGGACAGCATATGGGTCACCGTTTCCTCGGACGGATCATCGAGCGGGGGTTCAAGCTTTTGATGGTCACACTTATTAAGAGGTACTCGAGCACCCGTTTTGGGCGCTGAGCGGATAGGGAGGAGACAACACTCCCAACACGTAACGTAGGGGCGTTTCGCTTCCCCGAACCAATTTCCCGCAAATTCGCAGTGTTCATGCTCGCAACCTGCCGATATTTCTTGCCGCGTTTTGCGTCGCGCTCAAGTCCGGCCCCCATGCATTTGGGGTATATAGGCAAGTAAACCTTCCTCGAAGTTCGGGCAGACCTGACGGAGGTTTCTTGCTGATGGCGCGGCATACTCCGGACGACGTCCAGTCAGGGACATTCAAGACCGGGTATTGGCGGCATGAGACTCCTCGTCTCCCGACTGGGTTTCGCCGGAATCGAGCGGAACGGCTTTTCGTTCCACGAGACTTGGACTGCCGGGGTCACGCAACTCGGTGCGCGGGAGATTTGGCCTCGCCATCTGCTCTTGTGGAAGATTGCTTCTCGGCCCTGCCCCCAAGCGCACCTTCGACGACGCATCGTGACGGCGCGCCTGGGCCAAGTGTGCCCGCGTGCGCTCGTGAGCCGAGAATTAGATCTTGCGGGCGCCTCGGCGTTCATGCCAACCGGGTTTCATGAAAAGAATTGGGGATCGTCCGTGCGACCGGCGCGGCGGAGATGCAGTGAATTCACCCACATCGCTGAATCGCAAAGGGCGGTTTCTTGGGGCGTTCTGGGTCTACGTGGGATGTTCGATTCTCTTCTTCGGCCTGCCTATTCTGCGCCACCCCTCCCAATACTATCTCGGTCGACTGGGTGCTGATCCAACAACCTTCATCTGGTACATGGCCTGGTGGCCGTACGCGTTAGTGCACGGGCTCAACCCGTTCATGACGCATCACATTTGGGCACCGACGGGGATCGACCTTGCGCGGACTACGTCCGTTCCTGGGGCCAGCCTGTTCATCTCGCCGATCACCGCGAGCCTGGGGCCGATCGTGGCCTATAACATGCTGATGCTCGTGGCTTTGCCGTTGGCCGCGTGGACGGCATTCCTGCTATGCTGGTACCTCACCAACGCGTTCTGGCCGGCGCTTTTGGCCGGCTATCTCTTTGGATTCTCTTCATATCAACTCGGCCATCTCTTTGGCGGGCACATGAACCTCGTTCTCATTTTCCTCGTCCCGGTGCTCGTCTATCTCGTGCTCCTTCGCCTCGACAATCACGTGAGTTCGTCTCGGTTCGTCTGCGTGACGGCACTTGCTCTTGTTCTGCAATTCAGCATTTCGCTCGAGGTTTTTGCCACGGCGACCCTGTTTGGAGGGGCGGCTCTTCTTCTGGTCATCATCTTCACGCCGCGTGCAAACCGGCAACCGATCTTCGAGGTGGGCGTGCTCGTGGCGATTGCCTACGCGTTGGCCGCTCTTGTGGTGAGCCCATCCCTTTACCGCTTTTTCACGGGGGGATTCTTGGGCGGCCCTGTATTTTCGCCCGCGACGTTTTCGAGCGACGCCCTCAATATCCTGATCCCCACGCCGATTAGCCTTGCCAGTCATTTCCTTTCCACGGGGAACAAAATCTTCTCCGGTAACCTGAGCGAGGGTACGGCCTACTTGGGGCTTCCGCTCACCGCTGTCATCGTTGCATTTGGTGTGGCGCGCTGGCGTACGCGGACCGGGAAGCTGTTGGTGGCGATCGTCGCGGCGATCGGGGTCGCCTCGTTAGGGCCGGTGCTGCACGTCGGAGGACGCACCTGGGTTCAGATGCCCTGGGCGCTCTTTCTGCATGTTCCGATACTCAATGTCGCCCTCCCCGTGCGGTTTATGGGCCTTGCGGTGTTGCCGATCGCTGTCATCGTCGCCCTCTGGCTGGCGGCGGCGGGACCGCACAGATGGGTCAAGTGGACGCTGGCCACCCTTAGCGTAATGGCCCTGTTGCCCAACGTCTGGAACTTCGCCTGGGCGCAGCGCGTCGACACTCCGCCATTCTTTCTGGGGAAACTCTATCGGGAATACATTCCTGCGGGGAGCACCGTGCTGGTGATCCCCTTTGATGGATTGGGCAATGCGATGCTTTGGCAGGCACAAAGCGGCATGTATTTCCGCTCGGCTGCGGGGAACGTGGGGTTTGTCCCCAAAGAGGCTGCCAGTTGGCCGATCCTGGACACCTTCGCATGTGCGACGTTGATCCCTGAGCGTGCGATTCAGCTCAAAGCGTTTCTCGCGGCCGGCCAGATCCAGACCATTGTGGTCGACGACCGGGTGCCTGGCCCTTGGCCGGCGCTGTTCGGCGTGCTGCGGACGGCGCCCGTTCGCGTAGGCGGCGTCGTCGTCTACCGAGTGCCAGCGTCCATTCTCGCGACATATCGCAACCTCACCCCGATTGACATGGTGCGGAGAGTTGCCGTTGACCAATTCTCTGCGCTCATCTCGGCCGCCGACCAATACGTCGCGAGGGGGTTGCCTTTGTCCGAGCTGAGTCTCCACAGGTTGGAGCAACTAGGGCTCCTGCCGAATTGGGGGTGTTCGGCGTCTGGCTCCAATACCCCGGGAACCCGGTTTTGGCAACACAGCGCGCTCTGGGCCGGCCCGCGGGAGGACGGGAGAATTGGGCTGGCCGTCATCGGTTCCTCCCAGGTGCTGGGGGGTGTCGTGTCTCGGTACGGGATCTCCGCAGACACCGTGTACTTTCCCTACCCGACAAGATTC
This genomic window contains:
- a CDS encoding glycosyltransferase family 39 protein, producing the protein MARVPPLAPAASAARTLTDACSVSRRWAQTLSANPLIALGGILVLAAGLRFSLLGQRSLWSDEMFVVWLVRFKWEAMFSTIRTVDFHPPLYYALMKVWVGLTGVGEAPLRIPSACSSLVSVGLTYALMRKVSSPSISLLSAFAVAVSPFGIMAGQEARMYPLLGVFVLASTLALVVSIERGTVFRWGTYVLFAVLMAYTHYFGFLVLLAHGCWVGGWKRPQLRAWLASIGVTVLSYIPWIPSLWYQVAGSQGLSAAPASWASPVDLLGLFAFGGSLFGTAGYFSASSLSLLERLIVILPFLVILWRGAMSLRSDRSGLALLALPPVVTIGVAFAFSLAKPVFLPRWFSFLVPFYAMFLAQGTFDVAEQVDAQPRQALALFTAALLLYSVPVLDRYYFDPTARPFRWRAAASLVRGLVEPGDFFVYVDTPAEQTFTYYLREPHPSVTLVPIGRSLRDPSTIPNLVARYRRVWLIVNGPMSAIMRQRIFASLASTFRITGHRNLSGAEVYLFDRQPLPPHEGSKVGSDR
- a CDS encoding prepilin-type N-terminal cleavage/methylation domain-containing protein, which encodes MCSWFRGARDDRERGFTLMELVVVLSILSILLALAVPRYLAAEKKAYKAEADNILQEAKTLEWVYYQQYNSFTNDITALGVQMPGKAHWFTPDLGSSTATQASIVMSGAVPPIGSTDSIWVTVSSDGSSSGGSSF